The sequence below is a genomic window from Anaerocolumna chitinilytica.
CAGGGTTGTTATGTTATAGGCGGTGTACCAACGTATTGGCGTGATTGTGATAATGCACATCCTCTCGCTTCCGATCCAGGTGCTACAAATGATAGCAAAACTGGATTTCAAAATGTATACAAAGCATTTAATATGATTCAGCCTTGGATGGTTGGAAGAATAAGGGGTATCACAGGAGCTGGAAGTGCAGACAATTTTAAAACTTATATTATAGGTCCGGATTATAACTATTGCCAGGTTAATGGAATGGATTATGCACCGGTAATCTTCCCGGGATTTGCATGGTCTAACATGCATAATGGTACAACGCCTAAAAATGAAATTCCAAGACTGCATGGTGATTTTATGTGGAATCAGGCCTACAATACTGCTACCTTAGGGATAACAAGCGCTTATATTGCTATGTTTGACGAATACGACGAAGGCACTGCAATAGCAAAAGCGGCAGAAGATTCCTCCATGATACCAACCAACCAATACTTCCTCACTTTGGATGCGGATGGTATACACTGTACATCCGATTTCTATCTCAGACTTACCGGAGATATTACCAAAATGCTGAAGGGATTGATTCCTAAAACCAGTACTCATCCGACGGCGCACTAGGAGCTGAAATTATTTAAGTTGATATTACAGCGAGCGAGGGTTTAACGTTAAATTACCCTCGCTCATGCTTTGTAAAGCTACAAGCAGGTATTCATAATTTTACCGAATAAGAAACCTCTCTTCATAAACTACATATAATGGAACAAAACCCTTCGGGAGCAGTAATGATTATTCATATTGTAAAACCTGGAGAGACTATACTCTCCATAGCAGATTCTTATGGTATTTCAGTTAAAAAACTAAAAATATATAATAACTTGACAGAAGAGGACTCATTGGTAGTAGGAGAAGCCTTGATTATACTTATACCTGAAATAACTTATACTGTGAAAGAAGGAGATACTTTAGTACAGATTGCAGATGCTTTTGGTACGAAACCAATTGAACTTCTCAGGTATAATCCGGAATTGTCGGAGAAGCAAGCCCTCTATTCCGGAGATGAAATAGTTATCAGTTTTCGCGGAGAAAAAGGACATACAATCGCAACTAACGGCTTTGCATATCCTTTTATTGATACAAAAACCCTGTTAAGGACATTACCTTATCTGTCTTATCTCACTGTTTACAGTTATACGGTATCGGCCACCGGTGATTTAAGTGAATTGGATGACGATGAAATTATTAAACTTGCAAAGGCTTATGGAACAGAACCCATAATGATGATTATTCCGGCTTCTCATAATAATGACGAAGCTATGGCGGTGGTCGATGCTATCATATCTGACATAGCAATTGAAGACAGGTTTATCAGTCAAATACTTCATACCCTGAAAACCAAAGGGTACAGCGGAGTGAGCTTTCATACACCTTATATCCATCCCAGATACAGAGAAAATTATCGGAGACATGCCACAAAAATGCTGGATTGTATAAATTCAGCCGGTTATAAAGTAATGGATACTTTTGAAAATCCAATTTTTGGTTTTGACTACAAGTTTATGACAAGCGGTCTGTCAGGAATTACGCTGATAGTATACGAATTCGGATACTCCGATCGATTGTCGCTTGGAACTCTATGCACAGAGAATTATCGGAGAGTAATAGGTGATTTTACGAAAATGGTACCTTCGGATATGGTATCTTTTGGTTTACCTATGCAAGGTTATATCTATCAATTACCCTTTATTGCCGGAGCGTCCCAGGGCAGGGCTATCAGTTATAAGGCTGCTCTTGAGCTGGCGGCACAGAACAATGCACAGATTTCTTATGACCCATTAACTAATTCTGTCTCTTTTTATTTCTATTCGGGAGATGAATACCTTGTACGTTTCTGGGATGTTAGAAGTTATGAGGTATTTTTAAAACTGGTACCGGAGTTTAATTTGTACGGTGTTGGTATTTGGAGTATTATGCAATGGTATCCCCAATTATGGTTGAGTATGGCAGCTCAATACACGATAATATAGAAACACAACGAAAGAAAGAATGTTACTTGTTTAAATGTTGATGACTATCGCAGTAACAACGAAAAATTTCGATATAATAAGATGATTCACATATGTAAAATATTAACTATTTTAATTGACTTAATGAAAGATATATGTTATTTTTATGTTAAATAGTTCCATAAAATATTTATATATGGAAAATATTTTGTGATTAATTACGAAAATTTAGTATCTATATAAATAATAGAACGACATTATATATTCATTGGATACTGGGGAGTAAGGCCAAGGAATAGGAACGAGAAAGGAGTAAGAATTCTCAGAGGGGCTTTCAATTATTTCAAGCAGCCGTAAATCCACCTGCAATATGTAGAGAAAGGAGTAGGTGAGGGGTGTTACACAGGTCAGGGCCGGCTGTTGAATTAATTGTTAGATAAAACTATAAGGAGGTTATAGAATGTATGACCAGAGTGAGTTTTAAATCTGGCAGCAGGACAAGCTATGAGGGTACAAGTAAGTTCTATTAAAAAATGACCGGACGAATTATACACAGACCGATGAATCTGAACGAAATCTGTATGGATGAAGAGTATCCATGAGATAACGGTAAAAATTCAATAAAAATTGAGGGTAACTTATATTGAGTCAGCGTATCCATTGTAAAATTGGGGAGATATGGATTTGCTATTCTGCTAAATCAATTACCTGGTCTTTCTGGATGCGTTGTCCATAAGAAGGAGGTTTTGGTATGCGTAAAGTGATTAGTCTTATTATGACAGTGTGTTTACTGACATC
It includes:
- a CDS encoding LysM peptidoglycan-binding domain-containing protein, which encodes MIIHIVKPGETILSIADSYGISVKKLKIYNNLTEEDSLVVGEALIILIPEITYTVKEGDTLVQIADAFGTKPIELLRYNPELSEKQALYSGDEIVISFRGEKGHTIATNGFAYPFIDTKTLLRTLPYLSYLTVYSYTVSATGDLSELDDDEIIKLAKAYGTEPIMMIIPASHNNDEAMAVVDAIISDIAIEDRFISQILHTLKTKGYSGVSFHTPYIHPRYRENYRRHATKMLDCINSAGYKVMDTFENPIFGFDYKFMTSGLSGITLIVYEFGYSDRLSLGTLCTENYRRVIGDFTKMVPSDMVSFGLPMQGYIYQLPFIAGASQGRAISYKAALELAAQNNAQISYDPLTNSVSFYFYSGDEYLVRFWDVRSYEVFLKLVPEFNLYGVGIWSIMQWYPQLWLSMAAQYTII